Genomic window (Daucus carota subsp. sativus chromosome 5, DH1 v3.0, whole genome shotgun sequence):
CGAAAATGAGCTACCaaaaaaatctaaaactaaATGATGAAACAATCTTCTATAATTCACTCATGTGTTAGTCAAATGCTTGTACAACAGATTGACACAATGACTATGCTATTTATGACATATTCATGCACCAGTATCTCCAGCTTGCAGGACTGTGCAACAGATTGACTAATCTTCAACAATTGAAGAACCGTAAAAAATATACAATAGGTGTAAAGTTACAATACACTTGCAGGCCAGATTCCAGACATCGAAGATGAGAAGcactaaatttttttcaagtAAATACAAATCATCTAAAAACTAGATTGAAGCCATCCGAAGAGTTTTGTTTGTATCTTGCTGAGTAACCTGTATCTGAAGTCTTGTTTAGGGACAACATTAGTAGAATCCACAATGTTTGTGTTGGTAAATGGATCTCTGAAAACTCCCAAATAAGAAATCAGGGGGTCTGCCCGAGACTTGTCAATAACAAGCCGTAAGCCATGTGTTTCTACTTCAGGAAACAAGAGAAGCCTTCGATATCCCACTGTAGTGCCTTTAGCCACTTTCTGCCATTCTCCATTTTCGGTTAAGATGTCAAGATGGAATCTGATGATACGTTGACCCATTTGAATTGGCTCTTGCACTAGCAGGACGTTAAAAGTCACCAAATCTGGGAAATCTAGATACATCACCCAACTTGATTGATCCTTGCGGGGAGCCCAATAGCTATAAATTCCTTCTTCAAGGACGTTCTTCGCGTCAAACCGAGAATCATTGAGACCTCCCCGGGTGCTGCTGCCGGAGAGTATAGCTTTTTCAGCTAAATTGTGGGAAAATATTATGCTCCGCAGCTCGGTGAATTCTCGTAGGACCTCTATATCTTTGTCTGATATAAGACCTGATGAATTAGGAGGTACATTGAGCAACAACAGACAATTTCTGCCAACTGACTTGTAGAATAGGTCAAGGAGATCCAACCCAGATTTTGGAACTTCATCTTTATGCCAAAACCAACCCGGCCTGATGGAGACATCACACTCGGCAGGTACCCAGTCATGGCCAAAAGGGTCTCCTTGTTGAGAATACCTaatattcaattatataatagtGAATGCTTACTGAGTTCAATGTAGAAAATACAGGCTGCAACACAAGTAAAACTACAGCAGATTTgcaattttctgtataattaagGGTTCAGCTGTAGATGaagttcacttggatggaatgaaatgaggagagaatgaaatgaaaaattataaaaaagtttcatggagaaagaagaaagtatgagaaaATAGTAACCAAGTATGAGTGACTCTAAATTTGTTATGATGAAGATCGTAGGGAAACATGATGGAGAAGTGGAATGATCATTCCTTCCAAAATATGTGGGTTAGATTTCTAGTTCAAATAGtttggaatggaatgattgaaggattGAAAATTATAGACATTTTCTCCAATAACCTCTAAatgtacaaatttcattccattctcccctcattccattacATCCAAGTGAACGCGGCCTAAATATATAGAAGCAACTCCGTGAGAATCTTTCCTTTGGGGAATAGATATACTGTTTTAGAAAGAAATCTAATACATATCTCCCTAACTCACTAAACTTTGAGATACAATATTAAAATCACACATTTTTTCCTTAAATCTATTTGAAGACTTTGGCACTATACTATATACAACCTATCAGAAGCTAAAAAGCTCATCAGcatttaatataaattgataAGATATGAGCATTGAGAATGGACTCACTTAGTGTCAGTACCACCTATTGTTGCATCACTGCAATTGAACAGGGACCAACATGTATTGCTAGCATAACCAGCTTCATCTCCGACCCATCTCGTGTCCGGACCAGCATCAGAGAAAATGACAGCACCAGGCTGCAGTTGATGAATGAGACTAAACCAATCATCAAAGTAATATTCCATATCCTTTTCATTCTCACCTTTTGCACCATCCAACCATACCTCCTTTACAATGCCATATCTATTATAATTACAAACAGAAAACAGGTACCTACCTAGTTATATATTATCAATAAAACCATTCAAACAAGTAATAACTTATATGTCAATTATAAGTATCAAGTAACTATTTTAACGCAATCCAAAACGAGCCCAGCAATCAATAAAACCAAAGTTCTACCTTGTGAGTAGCTCAGTCATTTGTCCCATGTAGTACTCATTGTACTCTATTGTCTTCCCATAGACCCTTTCATGTCGATCCCACGGCGAAAGATAAAGACCTAACTGAATCCCAGCCTTAGCAGCAGCCTCAGCCAATTCACCCACAACATCACCACTCCCATTCTTCCAAGAAGTTGACTTCACTGAATAATCAGTATAATCAGATGGCCACAAACAAAATCCATCATGATGTTTAGCTGTTAGAATCACCCTAGAAAATCCATTTTCTTTAGCAACATTGACCCACTGGGTCACATTGAGATCCATGGGTGCAAATACAGATGGGTCAGCATGACCAGAGCCCCATTCAGTGTTGGTAAAAGTGTTGGGCCCAAAGTGGAGGAAAAGGGCCATTTCTGAGAGCTGCCATGAGAGCTGAGGTGAGGTTGGGAGGGGCAGAACTGGAATTGGGGGTGGTACTGGGAGCGCTGATGAAAAAATTGTGAATTGGAAAATTGAAATGAGGAACATGAAATTGAAGGTGAATCTTGAAGAGGGTAGTTGAAAAGTTGAGATCTTGATTAGTAGAGGATGGtgatcattgttggagttcttgattttgggtagcttcattttggagTTGAAATGTTGAATAGCTGTAGTTGAACTGAATTAGTTAATTGTATAAGAATGGATACATAGAGTGTGGTTATGCTTAGGTGTTTGAGAATGTTTGAACTCCCAGTAGTTACTAAAAGATGCAGTAACTTAGAAGCATATCATGAATTGACTTCAATAAAACTGACCAACTGAAGAAGCCACAGTGACAGTGTCGCTAGCAGGAGAAAGCTttcttgatattattttatttttgaatttgaaaaaattaaaaaaaaccataGTGATGgtgtttttttataataaaaaaagtataattatTGATACAAAAAATGGTACAAATATTGATTATTATTTCTATCACTGAGTGTgttgttttagttttttattCATCGTGTCATATGACTAATTTCGTTAGAAAACTTGGCAAAACTTTTTGCTAATAGCAGCTCGAATTCATCCCATGTAGAGGATTACAGAAGTAGATATCCAGATGTCTCGCTACTAAGATTTCAGAGGTagaaatccacgtcttctactaaACTAACCATATATATAGGACTGCCTGACTAGCTGGCTGTGCTTACTTCCACTAATCCAATACCCTTTGTTTGCATATATTCATCcataaattcaataaatcaaggCAAAATTTCTATAAACACCGAGACAAGAGAGGGATTGTAAACACATTTATCTTAACTTGAGCAAACAATAAACCTGGGAACTAAACGGAATCCATGATTAATTCCTATTGCTCTCCATGATATAACTAATATGTAATCAAGCCTTTGATTTCTTCCCTTTTGCTTCCTTTTACACAAACCCCACTTCAAAACTAGGATAAATTAGCAACTCAGGAGAACAGTCCCAAACCAGAATGATCTTATACAAGACTTATTGACAGGGTGAAAGAGAAAGCCTCTATTATTGTTCATACATCCAGAATTCACAATAGTAACAGAAATTTGTAAAAGTTTTAGACTTTGTATCAAGTGCGCCATATGAACCCTCTATGACATTTTTGGAATTTAGTTGGTAAAAATTAGGCAGCACCAGCGCTTACATCCTTGATAATTTTTGTGTCAAAGATTTCAATCCAATAACCATCAGGGTCCTTGATGAACGCTATTCCTTTCATTTTACCTGCACTCAGATTACATTTTATTAGTTACTTCGCAATAACAGAATAACTTTGCGGTAATTTAATATCTAAAACTATTTATGACATTATAAACACCTTAGATAGAATGCATGTTAGTGAATGACACAAAAAATGGAAACCTATACCATAGAATGTTAATTTAGAAATGATCCAGATTCAGCATCTTTACACTTGATCTAGTTGTAATTTGACTAATTTCCATGGCACAACAAATTTATTGCTCCAAGAGTTATCGCAACTTGCAacataaatgattaattttcagatataataattttataaatatagtaagAAGCTCTGAGTACACCAAAATAATGCTAAATAACTTACTTTCAGAcaataatttttgttatatatcaGGCACTGGGTTCAACAAAATAATGTTAGATATGGATGGTAATAAACATGAGTTTGCAAGAATTCATACAGGAAAAAGGCTAAAACTTAACGTGCAAAAGTTGAACACTGGCAAAGAACACAAATTATGCGTACCAATTAATTATCTCGGACACTGAaccagatttttttttgtttcttctttGGTACATTTGAACGAAATTACTCTTAAATGAATAAAGCCTAAAAACTACTGGACCATATTTTGATTTAGACTCGACCGATATCCTTACTCAGTTGAGTAGTTGTGTTATAATCCAATGACCACTCACCTAGGCCAATTATTCATCAAAAGCAAAGCAGCAAAACATACAGATCACatcctttgaaaaaaaatatttatgatctgCAATGTTTATATGTACTAATATTAAACTATAATAACGAAACATAGGTATAGTTTGTAGTTTCGAATGGTTTTTTGGTTACCCCTTCTAATCGTCCATTAAAATGTCAGCTTAAATTGATGAACCAGTagttataatacaaaaaaatgTTCATACAAATGTTTAAGGTTCGATTCCTACCAACATCATATCAAATTTTAACTTCTACACTATTTGTTTTaaagatataaaaatatataaaatcctgATAATTACAttataatctatttttaaaaaaattaacaaaaataaattactgaAATATAAACCATTTAAGATAAACCTGCGCTTTGCACCGGCTGTCAGCTAGAATTTATAAAGCTTGTCATGGCTTTCATGTAGAGTTTGAGCCGTACCTTAGGTTGTACAAGTCAAAATTTCCAACACGTTTCTCTCGATCAAAGAGTTTATAAGCATATTAACTTTAATCAAATCAACTATTCGTATGTTGTGTAGATTTTAATTAACACTTTTAAGTTACACAACAAGAAGTAATTAGCAAAATATATAACATCATTCCAAAAGTTTACAGGCAACTCAAATCACAACCCTTAAAAATTAATGTTCACTTCAAAGCATTTTCTATAACcaatgataatatatatttatctaaatatTATACCGTTGATTAACTAACTACtaatcatattattaattaaagaaaacaaaCCAACAAGTAACTTGCTTAATATACTAGATAATTCTGCATCATAAGACATTATATATTTCAACTATATGAGAATAAAAAGTACCATCATCAGGTTTTTTCACAAATTCCACTCCAAGGCTTTCAAATCTTTCACAGGCCTTGTATGTGTCATCAACAGTAATGCCTATGTGCCCTGGAAGCAATATGAGAGACATAACACATTACTAGTTTTCAGTTAGAAATATCCTATTATCATTCTTAAAACAGATTCTCTCATATAGGAAACTTCTGCATCCTAGGAGAGAAAGCACAGGGGGAAATGCACAAGCTAAACATCATATGTAGGAGAGGGATATATAATTAAGGTTAGAACCATTCGCCCAGAAATTTTGTGGACAGCAGAACAACATCGTCCCCaaattaattactccctccgtcccttccatttctttacactttcctttttggggtgtcccatccaattctttacatttcaaaacttaccaaatatagtcaatgggtcccaccacttctccacttttctttccttttcacactacttttactccactatcttaattttatacattaaaaatcaatgggtcccaccacttcacccacttttctttctcttttccactgctttatacatattttttaacctccatgcccaacccatttgataaaaaatgggagggacggagggagtattatttttattttatacaattttattttttttttttttttttggggggggggggggggggggcggaGGCATAGATGTGTTGAAAAATAAACcttctgaaaatatttaaagCCTAGGAGGGATTTATTTGGTCCATTATTctctgaaatcatatattttattcagaGATACATATTAAAGTTCTCTTTGAACGAGAGTCTTACCGAAGCCTCGAGGATCGGAGTTCCCATTATGGTATTTGAAATCAGGATCGCTCTCTGTACCCCAATTACTGTGACAAGTATTGCCAGTGAATATGTGAATATGTGATACAGCCAGTGGAGCAAGAAACATAAATAAACTTTCTACAAATTTATCTTACTGCGTGAGCTCAATAGTAGCCTTCTTGCTGAAGGTCCAAGCAGTGCGCTCAGCTGGATTTTCTGGAGCTGAAGCTGGATCCTAAGCCAAATAGATGAAAACGCATTATTGCAGGTTATCCTATGCTTTCTAGTCGAAAACTAGAGATGCTGAAGTAATTCACTAGCTTCAGCCAAGTTCTAGAAACCACAACATAACTAGTCAGCCATGCATTGATTTCTCATAGTAGATATAGATAAGTAGAGGAAAATAATTCCAGAATGGAGCTCAATGTTTTTACCTCATATCCAAGAAAATACAAGCTAAATTTACTATCTGGAAAATCCAACCTCTTGAGCAACCTGAGAGAAAACAGAGCCGGGATAAATCAATGATGACGGTAACCTAAAGATATAcattaataaaaacaaataactcTTGTAGATTGAGACTGTGACCCTGTACAGTTGTACTTGCACAAAAGTACATACTGCACTGCGCCTGGAAATACTGATAGCAATAATGAGTTGCAATGAATTAACGGGGAACTTGTTAGAGTAGGAAGTTAAGAACTCTAATTCTGAAACACTGGAAGTTGAAAGAAAAGCGgttgaaatcaaatttaaatatggAAAAACTGTTTTCAGTTTTCCCCCCCCCCCTAAAGTTCTCACTTGGACCAAAACCCCTAAGGAAAAAAATAGAACATAAATTCTCAGACCATTCAGGTTAACCCTGATATGTATAGCTGATCACACAACGAACACACAAACTATAACAGAACATAAAAGGCCGCCTTTTGTCTCTGTATAGTGAAAATTCAGAATAGACAACCCCCGTTTGTTAATTGTTTTTTAGGCATGAATACATCTATCTTCCAGATTGGCACAAGTCGACCAAAACATATATGAAAAAAACAACACTCTCAAGTCAATCCGAGTTTGCATCCGATAAAACATATgagaaatcaaaatttaaaactaagTTTATCTGAAAACTGAAAGAGAAGACTTACGACATGCCGAGCACACGCGAGTAAAAATCAAGGCTGACTTTCGGATCCTTGATCCGAAACATCTGAAACAAAATACAATGTTTGCATAAATATAAGCTTGCTCAGTCTtcatattatattcaattaaaataaggATAATGTACAATTTTTACCTTTCATATCTTgataatttctaaaaatacCTCCCTTACATCGACAAAAATTCTTAAATTCCTCCACAAATTTACTGTGATATATCTGGTTTAAAATGTATGACCATTTACACTAACACCGGTATTAGTAGCTTAATACTATGTGCAAGCAGAATCCAGTAACGAGTAATGGCTAATTAGAAGACAGTCCACCATAGATAACATCCATCAAGAATAGATTGTAATTAATCATGCCAGTTCTTTACTCTAATAATTGACAAATTTTGAAGACAGTAAGCACTAAGCAGCATAGCTAAAAAACTTGCCCCAATAATCACACATATTGGATACAGTTACTAAAATCAAGAAAGCACAAATATAAACATAGTGACATACAGTTTGCTGCATTATATATCCTTTAGTGGCTTCATCTGGAGTGACATGAAGACCCGGATTGTTAGATGGGTTTTCTTTTGGACCCGAAGCCATCGATGAAGAAATCAAGAACCGCCTAGTAAAATGATAATAACCTGCAAGAAAACAATATTATGTAacaaaattgaaatttcaaGATATGGGTTGTTCAAGATTAATCAAAAAGTCTCAACCTTTGGATTGATTATGTGGAATAAACAAGGGTTTTGGATTGAATCGAAGTAGAGATAGACGATTAATTATACAAGTCGAAAGTAAAGAAGCCATTTTTTAAGAGATAAACATACAGGGAGAGCTCACCTTAATTCAGTGATGTGATGGTGCTTGTTTTTTTGTGGGGTGTAATTGGTTTTTGGAAATCTTATTAGGAGAGTCCAGAAAATTACAGTAAAGGAAAAGTTTCAATATAATCATTTAAAGGAATTTTTTTACGAATATTCAGGTTTATTAAGATATTTGTATagttagttttttaaaatgtgaaaaaatataatttcaaataaaattataaaaattattaatgattttttggGAAAAATACAATTTGAAACTTTGTCTTCGAATATGAAATTATCAGCAAtgatttttttctaaaactACGGTTTAGAATTTTATGATCAAATACTTGACTTTTTTGACACACAACTTTAATTAAAGAGatttgactatataattaaaaatattaattttaaattttttttaaataaaaatattaaatttatactttatttcataaaaaaattcaagtatTCGAAATATATGTACACAAAAGTCAAATTTCAAGTATTCGAAAACAAAAAAACAGAGGGTCGTATGACGTTTGTTTGACAAATTACATGATTATCGTTAAATTTGCCATCAAACATAActtctttttgaaaaatatggAATTGAAATTTTCACATTAACTATTGATTTGACACGGgagatttttcaatttttttaaaaatggacGAGAGGGTTAAAGCCATCTCCAACGATGGAACCAGTTTTTGGCCTAAATCTTGATCCAAATTTAGATCGAACTATCACTCCATTCCAACAGTTTGGCCCAAATTttggtccaaattcatatattaatattttattgagtaAATTACAAGAGTGTGGCTAAACTATACACCGTTTTGCACAATTGTGGCTGAACTTTAAAAATGACGGAAACGTGGCCACCTTTTCACTCCGCTTTTTAAATTTGTGGCGGCCGTCAAAAAACCCCTAACGGCACTAACGGAGCAGGGGTAATTcagtatttaattaaattacaacGGTCAAAAttgcttgtatatatataataccgATACACACACCTCTGTAAGTGTAAAGAAGCAAACTTTAACCCCCATTTTCACCTCCTTCTTCTGTTAATCATGTCGTTTTGTTATTGTGGTAGAGTCGCTGCTGATCGAGTTGCATGGACTGACGCTAACGCAGGACGAAGGTTCAAAAATTGTATAGGGGGAACCAACGGATGCAGGTATTTCCAGTGGGTTGATGGTCCTTTATGCAGTCGAGCACAAGTTGTCATTCCAGGTCTGTTGAGGAGGCTGAGGGACATGGAAGCAAATTACGAGAATCAAGTCCTTGAAGCCCAGAAGAAGGAAAACAAAAAATGGAGGCTTCGAATGTGTGtaatatgtttagtttggttGGTGCTGTATGTGTTTAGTGGTAGTGAGAAGAAATAAATTATGATAGGTGCAGTGAACAATGAATGTTTGTATGGTTGGGTGTGTTTCTAGCACTAGTGCAGTTGTAATGAATGTGTGTAAGGTCGTGTTTATGGTTTGTGATGCTAGTGGTTGGTGTTGCAATAAATTGAAAGCTACTAGTTTGCAGTGAATTTTATGTCTGCAGTGAGTGTTTTAGTTAGTGAATATGATGTTTTGGCTAGTGAATGTGGTTTAAATGGTAAGATGAAAGTGAAGTTGAAGACATGATATAAGTAGAACAATTGAATAACATGATTCCAAATAAGTAGAGTACTTGCATAACATGATTCCAAATAACTACACAATTCTTGTGGCCCATTTGGCATACAAAAGACCTGGCAAACAACCAACTTGACAAAAGACTTGCCACAATTTTTGGCACACAAAATAAAGGCCAGACAAACAAAAACATCATAGTTTCAACCTATTAGGCTTAACAGTTTTGATGAAAATACTAGGCCATCATCAGTACATTCAAATAGTAGTGGATGCATAATTTCAATCAACATATTTCttgttgattttcttctccCTAGCACTTCTTGCTCTCAGAATTTCAGCCCTTGTGGTGACTGCTTTTTTCTGCTTCTGCCATCCTTTGAGCCTAATTCCACTTGACCCTGCTGCTGTAGTGGTAGGTGTTGTCTGAGGTTGGAACACACCTCCTTGGCTTTCATCCACTTGAGTTGTAGGTTGAGATGCACCTGGGATGAAGTCAGTGGCAAATTCTTCACCCCCTTCCTCAGGCTCACCAGTGTTTGCAGCAGCATTAGCATTTGTCTCCTCTCCAACTTGCTCTGCCTCACCAACTTGAGGCTGTTCTTCAACAACCCCCTCAGTATTAGCATTTGCATTTGTCCCATCAGTAGGCCCTTCATTTGTCTTCTCAGTACACTAAATGAAAAGTAAAGAAAATAATGTCAAACAACATCAAGCAATATCAAACAATATCAACAAAATACCTTTCCAGTGCATGTCCTTTTATTGTGGCCCCAAG
Coding sequences:
- the LOC108220267 gene encoding lactoylglutathione lyase isoform X2, whose product is MASGPKENPSNNPGLHVTPDEATKGYIMQQTMFRIKDPKVSLDFYSRVLGMSLLKRLDFPDSKFSLYFLGYEDPASAPENPAERTAWTFSKKATIELTHNWGTESDPDFKYHNGNSDPRGFGHIGITVDDTYKACERFESLGVEFVKKPDDGKMKGIAFIKDPDGYWIEIFDTKIIKDVSAGAA
- the LOC108220267 gene encoding lactoylglutathione lyase isoform X1 translates to MASLLSTCIINRLSLLRFNPKPLFIPHNQSKGYYHFTRRFLISSSMASGPKENPSNNPGLHVTPDEATKGYIMQQTMFRIKDPKVSLDFYSRVLGMSLLKRLDFPDSKFSLYFLGYEDPASAPENPAERTAWTFSKKATIELTHNWGTESDPDFKYHNGNSDPRGFGHIGITVDDTYKACERFESLGVEFVKKPDDGKMKGIAFIKDPDGYWIEIFDTKIIKDVSAGAA
- the LOC108220172 gene encoding alpha-L-fucosidase 1 codes for the protein MKLPKIKNSNNDHHPLLIKISTFQLPSSRFTFNFMFLISIFQFTIFSSALPVPPPIPVLPLPTSPQLSWQLSEMALFLHFGPNTFTNTEWGSGHADPSVFAPMDLNVTQWVNVAKENGFSRVILTAKHHDGFCLWPSDYTDYSVKSTSWKNGSGDVVGELAEAAAKAGIQLGLYLSPWDRHERVYGKTIEYNEYYMGQMTELLTRYGIVKEVWLDGAKGENEKDMEYYFDDWFSLIHQLQPGAVIFSDAGPDTRWVGDEAGYASNTCWSLFNCSDATIGGTDTKYSQQGDPFGHDWVPAECDVSIRPGWFWHKDEVPKSGLDLLDLFYKSVGRNCLLLLNVPPNSSGLISDKDIEVLREFTELRSIIFSHNLAEKAILSGSSTRGGLNDSRFDAKNVLEEGIYSYWAPRKDQSSWVMYLDFPDLVTFNVLLVQEPIQMGQRIIRFHLDILTENGEWQKVAKGTTVGYRRLLLFPEVETHGLRLVIDKSRADPLISYLGVFRDPFTNTNIVDSTNVVPKQDFRYRLLSKIQTKLFGWLQSSF